Below is a genomic region from Campylobacter geochelonis.
AATCGCACTTGATACCACCATCATCGGCAAAATTCAAGGCGTGCAGTTTCTTGGACAGATGGGTTTAAGCGATAAATTTGAGCAAAGAATTTACTTTAAAAGATTTCCATTTGCACTTGCTATGAATCCAACACTTTGGACTATAAAAGTTAGCTGGGCAAAACTTACAGATAACCGCTTGGGCTTTGGCAAAAAATATGAGTGGAAAAGAGATGAGAAAATCGTATAACCCAAATTTATTCTAAAGGTTAGAATTTCTACTTTTTTGGTTGATTTTTATAACTTTTCAACCTCTAAGAGAGTATATTTTTAAATTTGAAACAAATTAATTTTAGATATTTATAGTTTAATTTAACTTGTAAATAGTTGCAAAATCTCTTGTAAAATCTTGGGTTATAAAATTTAAGATTTAAATAGGTTTAATTAACAGTTTGATGTAAAAATACTTAAATAATTTTTATAAAAATCTTTTATTTCCAAATTTAGCAAATTTTGATAACTTAAAGTTATTTTTACTTTAAAAAAGTTGTAAATCAATTTATTTTTATACTAAAAATTAGAAAACAATTAGTGCTTTATAACAAAATTTTTAGAAATTTATGCCAAATTTAACTTATAAAAACTTTGTTAAATCAACTGCTAAAAACTAGCCAAATTTTTAATTTAGCAGATACTTTGCAAAATTCATTTATCAAATAACAAATTTGAAAAAATTGTTTTAACGGCTACTTTAAGTTAGCAAAAATGAGAATTTATAAATAATGCGAGAGTAAAAACGAAAATTTTAGCCACTTAGATATGATTTATTTGGTGCGTTGTATCGCAATGGGGATGAAAAATTATCTAAAAATACGTTTTTAGCGTAAAATAATTTAAATAAATCAAGCCAAATTTATACAAAACTCAAACCAAAATTTGCTCAAATAAATCACAACAAATTTATTATCACAGCGGTAAATTTTCAATTGCAGAGTTTAAAAAAGATAAAAGCGACTAAAAAACTCTTATTAAAAAGTTTTATGTAGTATTTCTTAAAGAAATTTCTTAATTATTTGCACAATGTAGTTGATAACAATGAGTTTTTATACGGTATTTCTTAAAGTAAAGCTATATATTTTTGCTATAAATACAGGGCTTGACACGAAATTTGTTAAAAAAATATTTGTCTAGCTTTAAATTTTTAGACTTCAACTCATAAATCTTAGCTAAATTAATCACGAAAAATTCATTAAACAAAAATCTCAAAAAACTCCAAACAAACATCATAAATTTACACTTAAATTCTAAAGTTCCAAAGCGCTCATTTACTCTAATAATTTTATTATTAGAGTAAATTTATGTTTAGATTATAAAGTAGATAAAATTACTTTGTCTAAATTTAAGCTAAAAATAGATAAATATAATTAATAAATATTTCTAAATTTAGTCAATATTTTTAAGCTAAAATTTGCAATTTTAATAAATTCATATAAATTTTAATCAACCATAAAAGCCAAAAATTTATGCGAGTTTACATAAGCCAAAACACTTTAACGTACTAAACCAACAAAACTTGATTTTTATAAAACGCCAAAGCAAAAGCTTTACTTATTTTAAGTAAAAAAGCTAAAAATACTAAACTATGCTCACCTTGCCTAGCTATAAATCACACCAAGCGCGATACCGTTGTCTAGGCTATAAATCGCAATCAGGCAAGCTATAGTTTTTTAATAATTATTTAAGCAAGCTTTATCTTGTCATTATCTATCACGCCAATGCCTCTATCTAAAACGCTTTTAGCTATCTTTTGCGCCTCATCAAGACTATGCATTTCACAAGTTCCGCACTGATAGATATTAAGCTCTGGAATTTGCTCTTGACTCGCTACTTTTAAAACATCTTTCATCGACTCTTGCCATGCTTTTATGACATCCTCATTTTTTGGACTTCCAATCAAACTCATATAAAAACCAGTCCTGCAACCCATCGGCGAAATATCGATGATTTCGACATCTTTTGAGTTAAGATGATCTCTCATAAATCCAGCAAACAGGTGTTCTAACGTGTGAGTTCCTCTTTCGTTCATCAACTCTTTGTTAGGCTCGCAAAAACGAAGGTCAAAAACACTTATAACGTCGCCCTTTGGGGTTTTCATACTCTTTGCAAAACGCACGCCAGGCGCTTTCATCTTAGTGTGATCTACTTTAAAACTATCAAGAAGTGGCATATAAAACCTTTAAAAAAATTTTAGGCATTATATCTAAATTTAAGAAATTTGGCGCTTTTACACGCCAAATTTAAAAGGAGTTTTAGGCAAAATACGGTCGTATTTTTTCAATCCAGTTTGAAATTCTCTCATCGCTCATATCATCTTCATTATCATAATCAAGCGCTAAACCAACGAAATTTCCATCATCATTTATAGCTTCGCTATCTTCAAAAGTGTAACCATCTTTGCTAACTTCGCCAACCATAGTTGCGCCTTTTTCTTTTAGCGAGTAGTAAAGTTTTCCCATAGCGTTACAGTACTCATCACTATAGCTTTGGCTATCGCCTAGTCCAAAAACCGCGACTGTTTTTCCATCTAAATTTAGCGCCGAAAAGTCAAACGCATCCCAATCATCTTGCAAATCTCCACTTCCCCAAGTTGAAGTACCGCATATAAGCTTATCGTAGCCATTTAGCGTGCTTGCATCCGTATCTGCGATGTTTAAAACATCTGCCTCAAGCCCTAATTTTTCTTTTATAACACCGGCTGCGTTTTCGGTATTTCCCATCGAACTTCCATAAACTATCGCTATCGACATATTTTTCCTTTATTTAAAAATTTTTAACTTTAAAATTTATAATCAATCTCAAATTTGACAAATTTAACTAAGTATAACTTTATATTTTTAACAAATATTGCAACTTTCATTTAAACTAAATTTATATTTTACTCTTCTGCACAAGCTGATTTGCAAGAAAATTCTTTATTAAGATTAAAAATTTTACAAAACTCACAATAGACACAGCTAACGCTTCTTTTTGCGCAAACTAGAGGTATTTTTCTCTTTTTTGCTTCGCTTTTAATCTTTTTCATCGTGTTGTGGTTCAAAAATGATGTTAGCATGACCACACATTCAGTGTCAATCGGTATAGATTTTCTATTTACCCTATTTTCATTTCTAGCATCCCAATGCTCTATCTTACTAGCGCCCAAATCCCTTAAAACCGCCCTTATCGGCGTTATTTCATCTGCTCCTATAACTAAAACTGACATAGCATCTCCTTTTTTTGATGTGGTATTATACAGTATAAAAGTTTAAATTATTCTGATATTCATTATCATAATATGAAATTTTTCGATTATTTTTCACTTGTAGCCTAAATGTTCTTTTATATTTTAAATTGTTATTAAAATTCTAAGTACGTTTATAGTAAAATATTATAAAATTATATTAAAGGAAAATAGTGCTAAACGATATAAAACAATCAATAAAAGCAAAACTTTATGACTTTAGATACAGCCCATTTATGAGTTCGTTTGTAATCTCATGGATGCTACTAAACATAAATTTATACTCATATTTTTCGCCGATGCAAAACTTGATGAAAAGCTTAAACTACTAGGAAATCATAAGTTTTACACCTCTAATTCATAATCTTGGCTTTCGTTTTTATCATATCACCATACTTTAGTTCCTATTTCAATCGCGATTATATATACCCTTATTTATCCGCTCATTTCAAATGGCTTCTACTGGGCTACTCTTATGCATGCCAAATTGGCTAGAAAAATCAAACAATATATCGAAAATCAAACACTTTTAAGCAAAGAAGAAAGCAACTTTATCAGAAAAAAAATAAATGAAATGAAGGAGGAAGCTAACAAAATTACAAAGGATTTGTTTGATGTAAGAGAAAATACTAAAACAGAAAAAAGCAAAATTAGAGCAAAACATAGAAAAATTAAAAAGCAATCTAACTGAAAAAGAAAAAAATTGGAAATTTCTAAAAATAATATAAAAAACTATCTAAATTTGAAATAGAAAATCAAAAAATATTAGAAGAAAATAGAGAATTGCAATCAAAATTAAATATATATAACAAAGCAGAAGAGAAGTATGATAACAATATAAAATTTTTAAAAGAAGAGTATCAAAATGCATTAAAAAAAAAGATAGCCAGATAGAAAAGCTTAAAAAAGAATTTTCAGAGCCTATTAAAATTAAAAAAGAAAATAAAAATCTAGCGGAACAAAATACGCTTTTAAAAAATATAATTGAAAATTATACAATTAAAAATAAAGATTTTGAGCCGCCTTAAATGATATTGCTTATAAGAAAATAGTTGAGTACCTCTTAGAAAATCTAACACAAGTAAGCAAAAATATTTTAATCAATGGTATTTATTTTAAATTAAAACAAGATAATGACTTAATTAGAGATGTTGATTTTAAGACAAAAATAAATAAATCAAAAATACAAAATGTATTAAATGATTTAATTAAGAAAAATATCTTAAAAGAGAGTAAGATTGGCTATATTGAATTTACAGAGCATGGTTTAAGGCAAACCGAAAACCTATAGACATTATAAAATAGATTTAAAACTTTTAATCCATCTTTAAAGCCAGATTTACCACCTCATCGATGTGTATTAAAGTCGTGTCAAAAAATGGAATTTTAGTATCGCTTTGCTTTATCAAAAGCCCTATTTCGGTACATCCTAGTATGACTCCACTAGCTTTAAATTCACCCATTTGTTCAATTATTCTTAAAAACTCGCGTTTAGATGTAGGTGAAATTTCGCCAAAACAAAGTTCATTAAAGATAACTGAATTTATAAATTCCATATCCTTTTGACTAGGCAAAACAACTTCAACGCCACCTTTTATAAGAATATCTTTATAAAAATCCTCTTTCATCGTATAAATCGTGCCAAGAAGCCCAACTTTTGAGATGTTGTTTCTCTTAGCGAATTTAAAGTCGCTTGTGCGATATGAAGCACAGGCATATCAACGGCTTGTGAAATTTGAGTGTAAATTTTATGCATAGTATTTGTACAAATCAAAATCACATCTACATCGCACTTTTGCAAATTCGTTGCGCATTTTTTTAAAATTTCTCCAGCCTTTTGTCACTCATTATTTCGCTGATACTTTTTCTATCTCTTCAAAATTTATACTCTCAAGTGTGATTTTAGCGCTATTTAAGCCACCTTTAGCTTGATTGATTTTTTGATTTATAAGTTGATAGTAAGTAATGGTTGATTCATAACTCATGCCACCTATGAGTCCGATTTTTTCATCAAAACTCCTTTGTAGATAAGAAATTTAAAAGTTTGTCTAAATTTAAAAGCTAAATTTAGACAAACTAAAGTATAAATTTAAAGCTTTACGCTCTAAATTTATACCATTTAGATTAGTTTATGCCTCATCGCTATAATCAGCATTAGCCAAACGTTTTAGCTGTCTAAGACGTTTTTGCGCATCTTTTTTGTTTTTCTCAAAAAGTGCTGCTGCATGCTCTGGATTTGTTTTCTTAAGCGCGCTGTATCTTGTCTCATTTAGCAAGAAATGCTCATAAAGCTCCCAATCTGGTTCTTTAGAAGTTATTTTAAGTGGATTTTTACCCTCTTTGATAAGTCGTGGATCAAAGGTATAAGTTGGCCAATAACCACATTTTGTCGCTAACTCAGCTTGATTTCCTGAGTTAGACAAGCCACCTTTCATACCATGAGCGATACAAGGAGAGTAAGCTATAATCAAGCTTGGTCCATTATACTCTTCAGCTGCTGCAATCGCTTTTATAGTTTGAGCTTGAGAAGCGTTTGAGTTGATTTGTGCTACAAAAATATTACCATAAGTCATAGCAAGCTGACCGAGATCTTTTTTCTGAACTGGTTTACCAGATGCTGTAAATTGCGCTATAGAACCTGCGCGTGAAGATTTTGAACTTTGTCCACCTGTGTTTGAGTAAACTTCTGTATCAAGAACTAGCACGTTGATATTCTCGCCACTTGCTAAAACGTGATCAAGTCCACCATATCCGATATCATAAGCCCAGCCATCGCCTCCGATTATCCATTGTGATTTTCTAGCTAGATATCCTTTTAAAGATAGCAAGTCTTTTACACCTTCAACATCTTTGTTTTGCTCTAAAATTGGGATTAACAAGTCTCTAACTTCAGCTGATTTTTGAGTGCTATCTTTAAATTCCAACCAGTCGTTATAAAGTGCAGAAAGTGCGTTTGGAACTTTATCTTTTGTATTTATCATAATATCAGCTATGCGGTGGCGCATAGTTTCACTTGCAACTTCCATACCCATACCAAACTCAGCATTATCTTCAAACAGTGAATTTGCCCATGCTACACCTTTTCCGCTTGCATCTTTTTTGTATGGCATAGATGGAGCCGAACCACCATATATAGAGCTACAACCTGTTGCGTTTGCTACTATCATATGATCGCCAAAAAGTCTTGTTACAAGAGTGATATATGGAGTCTCGCCACATCCTGGGCAAGCACCATGGAATTCAAAGTAAGGCTCTGCAAATCCGATACCTTTAACGCTTTCTTTATTCATCAAGTCATCTTTGTAAGTTACTTGTTTAAACAAATAATCAGCATTTTCTTGCTCGCCTTTATCCATCTCTTCGCCTAGTGGAACCATAACAAGAGATTTCTCTTTGCTTGGGCAGTTTTGAGCACAAAGTTCACATCCGGTACAATCAAGTGGGCTTACTTGAATTTTGTATTTTAGTCCTTTAACCTCTTTGCCTTTTGCTTCTAAAAGGTGATCTTTAACTGTTTGAGGTGCGTTTGCTTCCTCTTCTTCATTTAGTAAAAATGGTCTGATAACTGCGTGCGGGCAGACAAATGCGCACTGATTACACTGTATACAGTTCTCTTCTATCCATTTTGGTACAGTTACGCCAACACCACGTTTTTCATACTGAGTTGTTCCAGCTTCAAAGCTTCCATCCTCATGTCCTAAGAATGCAGAAACTGGCAAACTATCGCCACGAGCAGCATTTATAGGTTTAACAACATTTTCTATAAAATCGCTTCCTAAGTATTTATCCTCTTTTTTGCCCTCAGCTACACTTAAATTTGCCCATGCAGGATCGACTGTAACTTGCTCTAATTTACCAGCGCCCTCATCAATAGCTCGGTAGTTCATCTCGACAATCTTATCGCCTTTGTTTCCATAAGTTTTTTTCGCATACTCTTTCATATAAGTTTGCGCCTCTTCAAATGGTATGATTTTAGCTAGTTTAAAGAAAGCTGACTGCATAATTGTGTTAGTTCTGTTTCCAAGTCCGATTTCATGAGCTAGTTTTGTAGCATTTAAGATATAAAATTTGATATTTCTTTGAGCTAAAATTTTCTTAACTTTGTTTGGAATTCTGCGAGCTGTCTCTTCTGCACTCCAAATTGAGTTTAAAAGGAAAGTTCCACCCTCTCTAAGACCATCAACAACATCATAAACATCAAGATAAGCCGCTACAGAACAGGCTACAAAGTGTGGGTTTGATACAAGGTAAGTTGAACGGATAGGATTTTTACCAAATCTTAAGTGGCTTCTTGTATATCCGCCTGATTTTTTACTATCATATGCAAAGTAAGCTTGTGCATAAAGATCAGTTTTATCTCCTATGATTTTAATAGAGTTTTTGTTTGCTCCTACTGTTCCATCAGCTCCAAGACCGTAGAAAAGACACTCTATCTCGCCCTCATGTCCAAGAGAGATTTTTTTGCCAACTTCAAGTGAAGTGTGAGTTACATCATCTACTATACCAACTGTAAAGCCGTTTTTAGGCTCTTTGTGGTTTAAATTTTCAAAAACAGCAAGCATTTGAGCAGGATCAACGTCTTTTGAACTAAGTCCATATCTTCCACCTACTATAACTGGAGCATTTTCTTTACCATAAAATGCGGCTTTTATATCAAGATATAGTGGCTCGCCAAGGCTTCCTGGCTCTTTTGTTCTATCTAAAACTGCTATTTTTTTGACGCTT
It encodes:
- the luxS gene encoding S-ribosylhomocysteine lyase, coding for MPLLDSFKVDHTKMKAPGVRFAKSMKTPKGDVISVFDLRFCEPNKELMNERGTHTLEHLFAGFMRDHLNSKDVEIIDISPMGCRTGFYMSLIGSPKNEDVIKAWQESMKDVLKVASQEQIPELNIYQCGTCEMHSLDEAQKIAKSVLDRGIGVIDNDKIKLA
- the fldA gene encoding flavodoxin FldA, with the protein product MSIAIVYGSSMGNTENAAGVIKEKLGLEADVLNIADTDASTLNGYDKLICGTSTWGSGDLQDDWDAFDFSALNLDGKTVAVFGLGDSQSYSDEYCNAMGKLYYSLKEKGATMVGEVSKDGYTFEDSEAINDDGNFVGLALDYDNEDDMSDERISNWIEKIRPYFA
- a CDS encoding DUF2325 domain-containing protein; translated protein: MSVLVIGADEITPIRAVLRDLGASKIEHWDARNENRVNRKSIPIDTECVVMLTSFLNHNTMKKIKSEAKKRKIPLVCAKRSVSCVYCEFCKIFNLNKEFSCKSACAEE
- the nifJ gene encoding pyruvate:ferredoxin (flavodoxin) oxidoreductase; the protein is MSKNMKTMDGNEAAAYVSYAFTEVAGIYPITPSSPMADYTDIWAAKGKKNLFGMPVKVVEMQSEAGAAGTVHGSLQAGALTTTYTAAQGLLLKIPNMYKIAGQLLPGVIHVAARSLAAQALSIFGDHQDVYAARQTGFAILASDSVQEVMDIGGVAHLAAIKGRVPFMHFFDGFRTSHEIQKVEVMDYAEFDKLIDYDAVNEFRKNALNPEHPKTRGTAQNDDIYFQTRELSNRYYDALPDIVADYLKEISKITGREYKPFNYYGHPEAERVIVAMGSVNQTLEEVVDYLVKKGEKVGIVKVHLYRPFSLKYFFDVMPKSVKKIAVLDRTKEPGSLGEPLYLDIKAAFYGKENAPVIVGGRYGLSSKDVDPAQMLAVFENLNHKEPKNGFTVGIVDDVTHTSLEVGKKISLGHEGEIECLFYGLGADGTVGANKNSIKIIGDKTDLYAQAYFAYDSKKSGGYTRSHLRFGKNPIRSTYLVSNPHFVACSVAAYLDVYDVVDGLREGGTFLLNSIWSAEETARRIPNKVKKILAQRNIKFYILNATKLAHEIGLGNRTNTIMQSAFFKLAKIIPFEEAQTYMKEYAKKTYGNKGDKIVEMNYRAIDEGAGKLEQVTVDPAWANLSVAEGKKEDKYLGSDFIENVVKPINAARGDSLPVSAFLGHEDGSFEAGTTQYEKRGVGVTVPKWIEENCIQCNQCAFVCPHAVIRPFLLNEEEEANAPQTVKDHLLEAKGKEVKGLKYKIQVSPLDCTGCELCAQNCPSKEKSLVMVPLGEEMDKGEQENADYLFKQVTYKDDLMNKESVKGIGFAEPYFEFHGACPGCGETPYITLVTRLFGDHMIVANATGCSSIYGGSAPSMPYKKDASGKGVAWANSLFEDNAEFGMGMEVASETMRHRIADIMINTKDKVPNALSALYNDWLEFKDSTQKSAEVRDLLIPILEQNKDVEGVKDLLSLKGYLARKSQWIIGGDGWAYDIGYGGLDHVLASGENINVLVLDTEVYSNTGGQSSKSSRAGSIAQFTASGKPVQKKDLGQLAMTYGNIFVAQINSNASQAQTIKAIAAAEEYNGPSLIIAYSPCIAHGMKGGLSNSGNQAELATKCGYWPTYTFDPRLIKEGKNPLKITSKEPDWELYEHFLLNETRYSALKKTNPEHAAALFEKNKKDAQKRLRQLKRLANADYSDEA